CAAGGCCCGAGTGCAGGTTGACAGTCCGAGGGAGACTCTGTAGATTGGTTGCGATAGCAAAGGAGGGGCGGTTTGAAGAATGCGCGCCAGACGATGGGACGAGCGGCAGCGATGCACACCTGCGCCTGTTGTCCTGCCATCTCATTCGGCGCGTGGAGGTCGCTGACCTAAGCCTTAGCTATATCAGGTTTTCAAGAGGCCCACTCGCTACAACCGGCTGAGTGGGTCTTTTACTTTTTGGAGCGAGCACGCGATGTCAACTGAAGGCCTCAAGATCCATGTTCCGGCGCCTCTACGTCAGTACGTCGATGGCCAGGCGGCGATTGCGGTCTCTGGCCAAACCGTCGGCGAGGCCCTTACCCGCTTGACGCGGCTTCATCCCGATTTGCGGCGTCATCTTTATCAGGGCGGCAAGCAGCGCGCCTCCGTGAACGTCTACGTCAACGATGAAGACGTTCGTTATCTCGGCAAAGAAAACACACCGCTGCAGACAGGGGATGTGATCTCCATCGCGCCTTCGATCGCCGGGGGCGCCGGTGTCTGTCGTGCCATGTGTTGTTGCGCAGGTGCCCATACACGCCCACGGCGATACCGATGATCTAGCCAGCAGGGATTTCAAGATCAGGGCCATCGCCAGACAGCAGCGGCGATGGCTTTTGTGTTTGTGCAGAGAAATGGCATTGACCCATACCCAACTCGATCACCTGAAGCGGCTGGAAGCGGAGAGCATTTTCATCCTGCGCGAGGCAGTCGCCGAGTTCGCTCGCCCGGTCATGCTGTATTCGATCGGGAAAGACTCTTCCGTCATGCTCCGGCTGGCGCAGAAGGCCTTCTTCCCCGCGCCGATCCCATTCTCGCTGCTGCACATCGACACCAGCTACAAGTTCCGCGAGATGATCGCGTTTCGCGATTCGTACGCGCGACAGATCGGCGCCGAGCTGATCGTCCACACCCATCGCCAGGCGCTCGACGACGGCGCCAATCCGTATTCGCTGGGAACCCAGAAATGCTGCGGCCTGCTGAAGACGCGCGCGCTGCTGGATGCCCTGGCTGCGGGCGGCTTCGACGCCGCGTTTGGCGGCGCGCGGCGCGACGAAGAGAAGTCGCGCGCCAAAGAACGCGTGTATTCGTTCCGCGACCGCCAGGGGCAGTGGGACCCGAAGAACCAAAGGCCGGAGCTGTGGAGCCTGTACAACGGCCGGCATCAGCCGGGCGAGAGCATTCGCGTCTTTCCGCTGTCGAACTGGACGGAGCTCGACGTCTGGCTCTACATCCAGGCCGAGCAGATTCCCATCGTGCCGCTCTACTTCGCCAAGGAGCGCGAGGTCGTCCTGCGCGGCGAATCAATCCTGTTGCTCGATAGTGGCGTCCGCCTGCTGCCAGGCGAGAAAACACAAAAACTGAAGGTCCGCCTGCGGTCCCTGGGCTGCGCCCCGTGCAGTGGCGCCATCCGCTCGGAGGCCGACTCGATCACCGCGATTATCGAAGAGATGGCCTCGTTTCGCCGCTCGGAGCGCGAGAACCGGGTCATCGATCACGACGAGGAGGGCTCGATGGAGCTGAAGAAGCGCGAGGGCTACTTCTGATGGCAGACCTAATCCTTCCACGTCAGTGGGGGCCGACAGCTGACGTGATTCCGCTCCCTCGAACGGACGGCCTGTTCCGTTTTACGACGGCAGGCAGCGTCGATGACGGTAAGTCCACGCTGATCGGCCGCCTGCTGTATGACACACAAACCGTCTATGAGGATCAGGTCGATTCGGTGCGCAAGAGCCGCATCAATCGCTCGACGGGACCGCTCGATTTTTCACTGCTGACCGATGGCCTGCGCGCGGAGCGCGAACAGGGCATCACAATCGACGTCGCCTACCGCTACTTTTCTACACCCCGCCGTAAGTTCATCATCGCCGATACGCCCGGGCACGAGCAGTACACGCGCAACATGGTGACGGGCGCCTCCACCGCGGACGCCGCCGTCGTCCTGATTGACGCCACCAGAGGCCTGCTTCCCCAGTCGCGCCGGCACGCCTACATCGCGAACCTGCTTGGCATCCGGCACCTCATCTTCGCGGTGAACAAGATGGATATGGTGGGCTACGACCAGGCGGTCTTCCGCCGCATCGAAAGCGCAGCTCAGGGCCTTGCCGGGCGGCTCGGCTTGCCCGATGCCTGCGTCGTGCCGGTCAGCGCCCTCGAAGGCGACAATGTCGCGCGCCGGAGCCGCCGCATGGATTGGTTCAGCGGCCCGTCGCTCCTGGAGTTGCTGGAGGTCCTGCCCGCGGCGGAGCAGCGGCGCGACGACTCGCCTCTGCGTTTACCGATCCAGTATGTCATCCGTCCAAACGCATCTTTCCGTGGCTTTGCTGGACGAATCGCAGCTGGAACCCTGTCCCCAGGCGATGCCGTCCTAGCGCTGCCGTCGGGGCTGCAGACGCGCATCCGCTCGATCGTAAGTTACGACGGCGATCGCCAATCGGCGACAGCGGGCGAGTCGATCACCGTAACGCTCGACGATGAGATCGATCTGGGCCGCGGCGACCTACTGGTCTCCCCGCAGGCCGCGCCTGCGGTGTCGCGGCGCGTCCGCGCCACTTTGGTCTGGATGCATGCCGAGCCGCTGGATCGCAACCGCTTCTACCTGCTGAAGCACACGACCCGAATGGTGCGGGCGCGCATCGCCAAGCTACTTCATCGCATCGACGTCGAGACGTTTGCCAC
This is a stretch of genomic DNA from Terriglobales bacterium. It encodes these proteins:
- a CDS encoding GTP-binding protein, coding for MADLILPRQWGPTADVIPLPRTDGLFRFTTAGSVDDGKSTLIGRLLYDTQTVYEDQVDSVRKSRINRSTGPLDFSLLTDGLRAEREQGITIDVAYRYFSTPRRKFIIADTPGHEQYTRNMVTGASTADAAVVLIDATRGLLPQSRRHAYIANLLGIRHLIFAVNKMDMVGYDQAVFRRIESAAQGLAGRLGLPDACVVPVSALEGDNVARRSRRMDWFSGPSLLELLEVLPAAEQRRDDSPLRLPIQYVIRPNASFRGFAGRIAAGTLSPGDAVLALPSGLQTRIRSIVSYDGDRQSATAGESITVTLDDEIDLGRGDLLVSPQAAPAVSRRVRATLVWMHAEPLDRNRFYLLKHTTRMVRARIAKLLHRIDVETFATTPAETLSLNDIASAEVEAMLPLWFDPYRFNRTMGSFILIDPISNATVAGGMIERSVAAEQKLSSHPKPVSAAERQARFGHRAAAVWIEGEPRLAEQLERALFDEGWLVQLISTSDFRPSELLTVAKAMGLAGALTIFAASAAGKAQSTAVAALFEHTFFLGGPSGTGDLEGLLSELRSWRSSLDSQNPRKEIESD
- the cysD gene encoding sulfate adenylyltransferase subunit CysD — translated: MALTHTQLDHLKRLEAESIFILREAVAEFARPVMLYSIGKDSSVMLRLAQKAFFPAPIPFSLLHIDTSYKFREMIAFRDSYARQIGAELIVHTHRQALDDGANPYSLGTQKCCGLLKTRALLDALAAGGFDAAFGGARRDEEKSRAKERVYSFRDRQGQWDPKNQRPELWSLYNGRHQPGESIRVFPLSNWTELDVWLYIQAEQIPIVPLYFAKEREVVLRGESILLLDSGVRLLPGEKTQKLKVRLRSLGCAPCSGAIRSEADSITAIIEEMASFRRSERENRVIDHDEEGSMELKKREGYF
- a CDS encoding MoaD/ThiS family protein, which encodes MSTEGLKIHVPAPLRQYVDGQAAIAVSGQTVGEALTRLTRLHPDLRRHLYQGGKQRASVNVYVNDEDVRYLGKENTPLQTGDVISIAPSIAGGAGVCRAMCCCAGAHTRPRRYR